In Gossypium raimondii isolate GPD5lz chromosome 12, ASM2569854v1, whole genome shotgun sequence, a single window of DNA contains:
- the LOC105763594 gene encoding ubiquitin carboxyl-terminal hydrolase 3 isoform X2 translates to MVVFSFWQRLLIALINLQKKKTGVIAPKRFVQRLKKQNELFRSYMHQDAHEFLNFLLNELVDILEKEDQAAKKEGGTSSPSEKTVNGPKNPQANGVQKEPLVTWVHKNFQGILTNETRCLRCETVTARDEAFFDLSLDIEQNSSITSCLKNFSSTETLNAEDKFFCDKCCSLQEAQKRMKIKKPPHILVIHLKRFKYIEQLGRYKKLSYRVVFPLELKLSNTVEDADSEYSLFAVVVHVGSGPNHGHYVSLVKSHNHWLFFDDENVEMIDESAVQTFFGSAQEYSSNTDHGYILFYESLCANKS, encoded by the exons ATGGTTGTCTTCAGTTTTTGGCAAAGGTTATTAATTGCTTTG ATAAATTTACAGAAGAAGAAAACAGGTGTCATTGCTCCAAAGCGTTTTGTACAGAGATTGAAGAAACAAAATGAGCTTTTCCGCAGCTACATGCACCAG GATGCTCATGAGTTCTTGAATTTCTTGCTAAATGAACTTGTTGACATACTGGAGAAAGAAGATCAAGCTGCGAAAAAAGAGGGAGGAACTTCGTCACCATCTGAAAAGACTGTAAACGGTCCTAAGAATCCTCAGGCTAATGGTGTTCAAAAAGAGCCCCTGGTTACCTGGGTACACAAGAACTTTCAG GGAATACTTACCAATGAGACGAGATGCTTGCGATGTGAGACAGTGACAGCAAGAGATGAAGCTTTCTTTGACTTGAGCCTTGACATTGAGCAGAACAGCTCAATAACTAGCTGTTTGAAAAATTTCAGTTCTACCGAGACATTGAACGCTGAGGACAAATTTTTCTGTGACAAGTGCTGCAG TTTGCAAGAAGCCCAGAAGAGAATGAAGATAAAGAAGCCTCCTCACATCCTGGTTATCCATTTGAAACGGTTCAAGTACATTGAGCAGCTTGGCCGGTATAAGAAGCTCTCCTACCGTGTTGTGTTCCCACTCGAGCTGAAACTGAGCAATACTGTGGAAGATGCAGATTCTGAGTATTCTCTATTTGCTGTAGTTGTTCACGTTGGAAGTGGACCTAACCATGGGCACTATGTTAGCCTGGTGAAAAGCCATAACCACTGGTTATTTTTTGATGACGAAAATGTGGAGATGATTGATGAGTCTGCAGTTCAGACATTTTTCGGGTCTGCCCAGGAGTACTCAAGTAATACAGATCATGGGTATATCTTATTTTATGAAAGCCTTTGTGCAAACAAGAGCTGA
- the LOC105763594 gene encoding ubiquitin carboxyl-terminal hydrolase 3 isoform X1, with amino-acid sequence MGAAGSKLEKALGDQFPEGERYFGLENFGNTCYCNSVLQALYFCVPFREQLLEYYSSHEIGADAEDNLLTCLADLFTQINLQKKKTGVIAPKRFVQRLKKQNELFRSYMHQDAHEFLNFLLNELVDILEKEDQAAKKEGGTSSPSEKTVNGPKNPQANGVQKEPLVTWVHKNFQGILTNETRCLRCETVTARDEAFFDLSLDIEQNSSITSCLKNFSSTETLNAEDKFFCDKCCSLQEAQKRMKIKKPPHILVIHLKRFKYIEQLGRYKKLSYRVVFPLELKLSNTVEDADSEYSLFAVVVHVGSGPNHGHYVSLVKSHNHWLFFDDENVEMIDESAVQTFFGSAQEYSSNTDHGYILFYESLCANKS; translated from the exons ATGGGTGCCGCGGGTTCTAAACTTGAGAAAGCATTGGGCGATCAGTTCCCTGAGGGCGAACGATATTTTGGCCTTGAAAACTTTGGCAACACTTGCTATTGTAACAGCGTTTTGCag GCACTTTATTTTTGTGTACCATTTCGTGAACAGCTGCTAGAATATTATTCAAGTCATGAAATTGGTGCTGATGCTGAAGATAACCTGCTGACATGCTTGGCAGATCTGTTTACACAG ATAAATTTACAGAAGAAGAAAACAGGTGTCATTGCTCCAAAGCGTTTTGTACAGAGATTGAAGAAACAAAATGAGCTTTTCCGCAGCTACATGCACCAG GATGCTCATGAGTTCTTGAATTTCTTGCTAAATGAACTTGTTGACATACTGGAGAAAGAAGATCAAGCTGCGAAAAAAGAGGGAGGAACTTCGTCACCATCTGAAAAGACTGTAAACGGTCCTAAGAATCCTCAGGCTAATGGTGTTCAAAAAGAGCCCCTGGTTACCTGGGTACACAAGAACTTTCAG GGAATACTTACCAATGAGACGAGATGCTTGCGATGTGAGACAGTGACAGCAAGAGATGAAGCTTTCTTTGACTTGAGCCTTGACATTGAGCAGAACAGCTCAATAACTAGCTGTTTGAAAAATTTCAGTTCTACCGAGACATTGAACGCTGAGGACAAATTTTTCTGTGACAAGTGCTGCAG TTTGCAAGAAGCCCAGAAGAGAATGAAGATAAAGAAGCCTCCTCACATCCTGGTTATCCATTTGAAACGGTTCAAGTACATTGAGCAGCTTGGCCGGTATAAGAAGCTCTCCTACCGTGTTGTGTTCCCACTCGAGCTGAAACTGAGCAATACTGTGGAAGATGCAGATTCTGAGTATTCTCTATTTGCTGTAGTTGTTCACGTTGGAAGTGGACCTAACCATGGGCACTATGTTAGCCTGGTGAAAAGCCATAACCACTGGTTATTTTTTGATGACGAAAATGTGGAGATGATTGATGAGTCTGCAGTTCAGACATTTTTCGGGTCTGCCCAGGAGTACTCAAGTAATACAGATCATGGGTATATCTTATTTTATGAAAGCCTTTGTGCAAACAAGAGCTGA